The following is a genomic window from Nocardioides thalensis.
GTCGATGACACCCTGGAGCACGTCGTTGACGGCGTCGGCGACGGGGCCGGGCAACACCTGGGTGCAGTGGGGGTCGTACTCCTTGAGCACGTTGCCGTCGGCGTCCTCGATCTTGACCACCGGGCGCGACTCGCAGTGTTGGCCCCGGGCGGCGAACGTCGCGTAGGCCTCGGCCATCGCGAGCGGGCTGACGTCGGCGATGCCGAGCACGAAGGAGGGCTTGATCCAGTCCTCGCTGAGGTTGAGGCCGAGGTCGTTGGCCAGCTTCCACGGTGCGCAGATGCCGGTGCGCTCCTCGAGCAGCGCGAAGAACGTGTTCACGGACAGCTGGGTGCCGCTGTAGAGGTTCACGGTGTGCCCGGAGAAGTCGTAGTTGCTGACGTCCCAGACGCTGCTGCTCTGGTAGTAGCCGTCGCAGGTCTTGAAGCGGTTCTCGGCGATGTTCATGGTGCCCGGCACCGACTTCGTCCAGGTCAGCGGGATGCCCTGGTCGATGGCCGATGCCAGCACGAACGGCTTGAACGTCGATCCGGACTGGAAGCCGCGCGCGTTGCCCAGCGCCGGCGGGACGGTGTAGTTGAGATAGGTCTGTCCCGCCGCGGTGTCGGCGCCCATCGGTCGCGACTGGGCGACGGCCTTGACCTCGCCCGTCCCGGGCTGGACCAGGGCGAGCGCCCCGATCGCGCCTTCGCGCGGGAAGACGTTGGCCGAGACGGCCCGCTGGGCGGAGTCCTGCATGCGCGTGTCGATCGTCGTGGTGATCGTCAGGCCGCCGCTGCGCACCAGGCGCAGCCGCTCGGCCGGCGTGCGACCCAGGTCGGGGTCCTTCTTGAGGTAGGCGAGGACGTAGTCGCAGAAGAACGGCGCCCGCGAGCTCACGCAGCCGTTGCTCATCGGCTGGGGGTCGAGCTGGAGACCCTGCTTCTTGACCTCCTCGGCCTTCTCCTCGGAGATGACGTTGAGCTCGGCCATCCGGTCCAGGACGATGTCGCGCCGTTCGCGCGCCGCCTGCGGGTTCTCGACCGGGTTGAACGCCTCGGGGCTCTGCACCAGGCCGGCGAGGAGAGCCGACTGCTGGAGGTCGAGGTCCTTGGCGTTGATGCCGAAGTAGTGCTGTGCCGCGGCCTGGATGCCGTGAGCGCTGTCGCCGAAGTAGGCCGTGTTGAGGTAGCGCTCCAGGATCCAGTCCTTGGTGTGCTCCTTCTCCAGCGCGATCGCGTAGCGCAGCTCGCGCAGCTTGCGCGCGTAGGTGTCGTCGGTCGCCGCCTCCTCG
Proteins encoded in this region:
- a CDS encoding penicillin-binding protein, producing the protein MSKSRPDRLGAPKVASHLGVMLIVAAVLGVVVSGLAIPFAGVLGFAARNVSESIDDLPQELETEQLPQRTTILDKAGNTIATVYDQNRINVDLVNISRIMTKAIVAIEDYRFYQHGALDIKGTLRALFTNQAANGVVQGGSSITQQLVKLTLQNQALLAGDEEAEEAATDDTYARKLRELRYAIALEKEHTKDWILERYLNTAYFGDSAHGIQAAAQHYFGINAKDLDLQQSALLAGLVQSPEAFNPVENPQAARERRDIVLDRMAELNVISEEKAEEVKKQGLQLDPQPMSNGCVSSRAPFFCDYVLAYLKKDPDLGRTPAERLRLVRSGGLTITTTIDTRMQDSAQRAVSANVFPREGAIGALALVQPGTGEVKAVAQSRPMGADTAAGQTYLNYTVPPALGNARGFQSGSTFKPFVLASAIDQGIPLTWTKSVPGTMNIAENRFKTCDGYYQSSSVWDVSNYDFSGHTVNLYSGTQLSVNTFFALLEERTGICAPWKLANDLGLNLSEDWIKPSFVLGIADVSPLAMAEAYATFAARGQHCESRPVVKIEDADGNVLKEYDPHCTQVLPGPVADAVNDVLQGVIDPGGFADDWHPGQEAAGKTGTTSDNTAVWFTGYTPNLAGAAMVAGVNEAGEPETIEGKVIGGYTRYSTSGSGTAAPIWGTAFREIAAYLEDETFVQPDSADIAGVLIEVPYVAPCSSISGAEATLEGAGFSAVTGPYVNSSCPRGTVAYTSHGAGETLGSGDTVTIYVSDGTPARPPKKDNNGGGGNGGGGNGGGNGNNGNGNGNGNGGRGNG